In Actinomadura citrea, a single window of DNA contains:
- a CDS encoding VOC family protein, whose translation MDALYPRLLVDDFRACAGFYEAALRALLGIEPVKLIPEAEYANWDLRGEAVLVVMGRSRMAKATGTADLPAPSGQDGSMLVFRVDDVAAAAGTLRGLGAVQVAGPRDRPEWGPGLRTAHLRDPGGNLLELQSY comes from the coding sequence ATGGACGCGCTGTATCCGCGCCTTCTGGTGGACGACTTCCGCGCCTGCGCGGGCTTCTACGAGGCGGCGCTGCGCGCGCTGCTCGGGATCGAGCCGGTCAAGCTGATCCCGGAGGCCGAGTACGCGAACTGGGACCTGCGGGGCGAGGCCGTGCTGGTCGTGATGGGGCGCTCCCGGATGGCGAAGGCCACCGGCACCGCGGACCTGCCCGCGCCGTCCGGGCAGGACGGCTCGATGCTGGTGTTCCGCGTGGACGACGTGGCCGCCGCGGCCGGGACGCTCCGCGGGCTCGGCGCCGTCCAGGTCGCCGGGCCGCGGGACCGACCCGAGTGGGGACCGGGGCTGCGCACCGCCCATCTGCGCGACCCCGGCGGGAACCTGCTGGAGCTCCAGTCCTACTGA
- a CDS encoding MarR family winged helix-turn-helix transcriptional regulator, giving the protein MDETAGPLPPRLLGITTFVLAQVGRAGRARMGRMMDEHGLGLWHFAVLSALDDAAPASQRDLGVRLRIDPSDLVEVVGRLEGAGLVRRERDPADRRRYVVELTAEGRAELDEVTRRAAGLDAELLAPLTPDDRAAFERIARVLLAHHDPRARPGRAKAPAPPSAPGPGDGRPSRTGRAARG; this is encoded by the coding sequence ATGGACGAGACCGCCGGCCCGCTGCCGCCCCGCCTGCTCGGGATCACCACGTTCGTGCTCGCCCAGGTCGGGCGGGCCGGACGGGCGCGGATGGGCCGCATGATGGACGAGCACGGCCTCGGCCTCTGGCACTTCGCCGTCCTGTCCGCGCTGGACGACGCCGCGCCCGCCTCGCAGCGCGACCTGGGAGTCCGGCTGCGCATCGACCCGAGCGACCTCGTCGAGGTCGTGGGCCGGCTGGAGGGGGCCGGGCTCGTCCGCCGCGAGCGCGACCCGGCCGACCGCCGCCGCTATGTGGTCGAGCTGACCGCCGAGGGCCGCGCGGAGCTGGACGAGGTCACCCGGCGCGCGGCCGGGCTGGACGCGGAGCTGCTGGCGCCGCTCACCCCGGACGACCGGGCCGCCTTCGAGCGCATCGCCCGCGTCCTGCTCGCCCACCACGATCCGCGGGCGCGGCCGGGGCGCGCGAAGGCCCCGGCGCCGCCGAGCGCGCCGGGGCCGGGGGACGGGCGGCCTAGTCGAACAGGTCGGGCTGCTCGCGGGTGA
- a CDS encoding class II aldolase/adducin family protein, protein MSDEEEFLEKLPTDLIFRLPPTFDDVADERRHRKERLTAALRIFGKFGFEEGVAGHITARDPERTDHFWVNPFGMSFKHIRVSDLILVNHEGKVVEGRYPVNEAAFAIHSQVHQARPDVVAAAHSHSTHGRAISALGQKLEPITQDVCAFYEDHGLFDDYTGVVTDLEEGKRIAAALGGHKAVILRNHGLLTVGDTVDAAAWWFITMERSCQVQLLAKAAGQVVPIEHDNAALTHEQIGNDLVGWINYQPLYDQITREQPDLFD, encoded by the coding sequence ATGTCCGACGAGGAAGAGTTCCTGGAGAAGCTGCCGACCGACCTGATCTTCCGGTTGCCGCCCACGTTCGACGACGTCGCGGACGAGCGCCGGCACCGCAAGGAGCGCCTCACCGCCGCGCTGCGCATCTTCGGCAAGTTCGGCTTCGAGGAGGGCGTGGCCGGGCACATCACCGCCCGCGACCCCGAGCGCACCGACCATTTCTGGGTGAACCCGTTCGGCATGTCGTTCAAGCACATCCGGGTCAGCGACCTGATCCTGGTGAACCACGAGGGCAAGGTCGTCGAGGGCCGCTACCCGGTCAACGAGGCGGCGTTCGCGATCCACTCGCAGGTGCACCAGGCGCGCCCGGACGTGGTGGCCGCCGCGCACAGCCACTCCACCCATGGGCGGGCGATCTCGGCGCTCGGCCAGAAGCTGGAGCCGATCACTCAGGACGTGTGCGCGTTCTACGAGGACCACGGCCTGTTCGACGACTACACCGGCGTGGTCACCGACCTGGAGGAGGGCAAGCGCATCGCGGCCGCCCTCGGCGGCCACAAGGCCGTCATCCTGCGCAACCACGGCCTGCTCACCGTGGGCGACACCGTGGACGCCGCCGCCTGGTGGTTCATCACGATGGAACGCTCGTGCCAGGTGCAGCTGCTGGCCAAGGCCGCGGGGCAGGTCGTCCCGATCGAGCACGACAACGCCGCCCTGACCCACGAGCAGATCGGCAACGACCTGGTCGGCTGGATCAACTACCAGCCCCTCTACGACCAGATCACCCGCGAGCAGCCCGACCTGTTCGACTAG